A stretch of Myxococcota bacterium DNA encodes these proteins:
- a CDS encoding SRPBCC family protein, which translates to MTVDDRRFRERRSFGSGWARSWVGLGVSLAVVVAFVARPAGGESETDWLHAEAQTVLEQPLEGVRAALLDLERFGAWFPTVVEWRVLSRAEAEARVYGRQEFPWPASDRDYVARYRWRNAPGLFVLEALGLPGAAPEAPPEVVRLEDFRSEWRVEALDESRTRVRYRAEGRVDGTLARMLARLAWQRETGRVTEALAEYLSVPQERHP; encoded by the coding sequence ATGACGGTGGACGACCGTCGGTTTCGCGAGCGGCGTTCTTTCGGGTCCGGATGGGCCCGTTCCTGGGTCGGGTTGGGCGTGTCCCTCGCGGTGGTGGTCGCGTTCGTGGCCCGCCCGGCGGGTGGCGAGAGCGAAACCGACTGGCTGCACGCCGAGGCGCAAACCGTGCTGGAGCAGCCACTCGAAGGAGTCCGGGCGGCCCTGCTGGATCTCGAGAGGTTCGGTGCTTGGTTTCCCACCGTCGTCGAGTGGCGCGTGCTCTCCCGCGCCGAGGCGGAGGCCCGCGTCTACGGCCGCCAGGAGTTCCCCTGGCCGGCGAGCGACCGTGACTACGTCGCGCGCTATCGCTGGCGGAACGCCCCGGGGCTCTTCGTGCTCGAGGCCCTTGGCCTCCCCGGAGCCGCCCCCGAGGCGCCCCCCGAGGTCGTGCGGCTCGAGGACTTCCGCAGCGAGTGGCGAGTCGAAGCCCTCGACGAGAGTCGGACGCGCGTCCGCTACCGCGCGGAAGGGCGCGTCGATGGAACGCTGGCCCGCATGCTCGCGCGCCTCGCCTGGCAGCGAGAAACCGGGCGGGTCACCGAGGCTCTCGCCGAGTACCTGAGCGTCCCGCAGGAGCGACACCCGTAA
- a CDS encoding lysophospholipid acyltransferase family protein — translation MISKLRSAYAWVLLSVLMLALFPAARCYAAWNRHRDPRGDGLRRFCARWIALYGHWTPLYRFEVEGREHLPSQGPFVLVANHESGLDVLCLQMLGTTARFLAEHWLFDIPLSGPLFRRAGHIPVEVGNRESGRAALETAADALVEGTPVAVFPEGQLRPDGLSDFKPGAFVLAQRAGVPLVPVRIVGAGDAWRPGTLVVRGKHVIRIRVLEPVAPEALGDDPKPLSDRVHERLRRAEFDAEA, via the coding sequence GTGATCTCCAAGCTTCGCTCCGCCTATGCCTGGGTTCTGCTCTCGGTCCTGATGCTCGCGCTGTTCCCAGCGGCGCGCTGCTACGCGGCCTGGAACCGCCACCGCGATCCTCGGGGTGACGGGCTGCGACGCTTCTGTGCCCGCTGGATCGCGCTCTACGGTCACTGGACGCCGCTCTATCGCTTCGAGGTCGAAGGCCGCGAGCATCTCCCGTCGCAGGGGCCCTTCGTGTTGGTGGCCAACCACGAGTCCGGGCTGGACGTTCTGTGCCTACAGATGCTCGGGACCACGGCGCGTTTCCTCGCCGAGCACTGGCTCTTCGACATCCCGCTCTCGGGCCCCCTGTTTCGCCGCGCCGGACACATCCCGGTCGAGGTCGGGAACCGCGAGAGCGGTCGTGCCGCGCTCGAAACGGCCGCCGATGCATTGGTGGAGGGAACCCCGGTGGCGGTCTTCCCAGAAGGCCAGCTTCGCCCGGATGGGCTCTCCGATTTCAAGCCGGGTGCCTTCGTGTTGGCGCAGCGTGCCGGCGTTCCCCTGGTCCCGGTGCGGATCGTGGGCGCGGGCGACGCCTGGCGTCCCGGCACCCTGGTCGTTCGGGGGAAGCACGTGATCCGCATCCGGGTGCTCGAGCCCGTCGCGCCGGAAGCCCTGGGCGACGATCCGAAGCCGCTCTCCGATCGGGTGCACGAGCGCCTGCGGCGCGCCGAGTTCGACGCGGAGGCGTGA
- the ispG gene encoding (E)-4-hydroxy-3-methylbut-2-enyl-diphosphate synthase has translation MSRPYVENVYAPRRRATRVVRVGDIGIGGDEPIRVQSMTTTDSLDTQGTVDQAERLAGVGCEIVRITAPSKKEAENLAEIAAELRRRGVHVPLVADIHYTPGAAMIAAEHVEKVRVNPGNYADKKKFEVRDYTDAQYAEEVERAAERFRPLVRRMKELGRAMRIGTNHGSLADRILNRFGDTPAGMVESALEFLDVCEDESYHDVIFSMKASNAQVAIQAYRLLAARLAERAPNAAGYPFHVGVTEAGDAEDGRIKSAIGIGALLEDGLGDTIRVSLTEDPLKEIPVARALARRAEAAWARPEAPPADPGAPFVDDPYRHRQRSTRSLGHLGGSNPVRVELSLGAVPADPEQAVAALARSLAAQPDVACEGLCVEVHDSPDGERLASLHAALGRVGRDLPLAIRAEARAAQESVGFASRLVVAAGSLIEDDELDAVANAAAGRNLPVEWELRGPLREIPPLLDRALEASARAGLDDIAISVDCERKVHGVRAVAAQLRARGAADVPIVLRHQRRADADLASDLLDAAVELGAPLCDGIGDAIVLRGFDDPGRATDLAYRILQGARRRTTRTEFISCPSCGRTLFDLEETTARIKARTGHLKGVKIAVMGCIVNGPGEMADADFGYVGSGPGTVNLFVGHDCIERHVPTEEATDRLVELIRSHGRWVDPPA, from the coding sequence GTGAGCCGGCCCTACGTCGAGAACGTCTACGCCCCGCGCCGACGGGCCACCCGCGTCGTCCGCGTCGGCGACATCGGGATCGGAGGCGACGAACCGATCCGCGTGCAGTCCATGACGACGACGGACAGCCTCGACACCCAGGGCACCGTCGACCAGGCCGAGCGCCTCGCGGGAGTCGGCTGCGAGATCGTGCGGATCACCGCGCCCTCGAAGAAGGAAGCCGAGAACCTCGCCGAGATTGCCGCTGAGCTGCGTCGGCGCGGCGTACACGTCCCTCTCGTGGCCGACATCCACTACACGCCCGGCGCCGCGATGATCGCCGCCGAGCACGTCGAGAAGGTCCGGGTGAACCCGGGCAACTACGCCGACAAGAAGAAGTTCGAAGTCCGCGACTACACCGACGCCCAGTACGCCGAGGAAGTCGAACGCGCCGCCGAGCGTTTCCGCCCGCTCGTGCGGCGCATGAAGGAACTCGGGCGCGCGATGCGCATCGGCACGAACCACGGCTCGCTGGCGGATCGCATCCTGAACCGCTTCGGCGACACGCCCGCGGGCATGGTGGAGAGCGCCCTCGAGTTCCTCGACGTCTGCGAAGACGAGTCCTACCACGACGTGATCTTCAGCATGAAGGCGAGCAACGCCCAGGTCGCGATCCAGGCCTACAGGCTCCTCGCGGCTCGACTCGCCGAGCGCGCTCCGAACGCAGCTGGCTACCCCTTCCACGTCGGCGTCACCGAGGCCGGCGACGCCGAAGACGGTCGCATCAAGAGCGCGATCGGCATCGGCGCGCTGCTCGAAGACGGACTGGGCGACACCATCCGCGTGTCGCTCACCGAAGACCCGCTGAAGGAGATCCCGGTCGCACGGGCGCTCGCGCGCCGCGCCGAAGCCGCCTGGGCGCGACCCGAGGCACCGCCGGCCGATCCCGGCGCGCCCTTCGTCGACGACCCCTACCGCCACCGCCAACGCAGCACGCGTTCGCTCGGGCACCTGGGCGGCTCGAATCCGGTGCGCGTCGAGCTCTCGCTCGGAGCCGTGCCGGCCGACCCGGAGCAAGCGGTTGCAGCGCTCGCCCGCTCTCTGGCGGCCCAGCCCGACGTCGCCTGCGAAGGCCTCTGCGTCGAGGTCCACGACTCTCCCGACGGCGAGCGACTGGCGTCACTCCACGCTGCCCTGGGCCGCGTGGGGCGCGACCTCCCGCTGGCGATCCGCGCCGAGGCGCGCGCCGCCCAGGAGAGCGTCGGTTTCGCGTCGCGGCTGGTCGTCGCGGCCGGCAGCCTGATCGAGGACGACGAACTCGACGCCGTCGCGAACGCCGCGGCCGGGCGCAACCTGCCGGTGGAGTGGGAGCTGCGGGGCCCCTTGCGCGAGATTCCGCCGCTGCTCGACCGGGCCCTGGAAGCGAGCGCACGCGCCGGGCTCGACGACATCGCCATCTCGGTGGACTGCGAGCGCAAGGTGCACGGCGTGCGCGCGGTGGCGGCGCAGCTGCGGGCGCGCGGCGCCGCCGACGTGCCGATCGTGTTGCGCCACCAGCGCCGCGCCGACGCGGATCTTGCATCGGATCTCCTCGACGCAGCGGTCGAGCTCGGCGCGCCCCTCTGCGACGGGATCGGCGATGCGATCGTGCTGCGCGGCTTCGACGACCCCGGTCGCGCCACGGACCTCGCCTACCGCATCCTTCAGGGAGCTCGGCGCCGCACAACGCGCACCGAGTTCATCTCCTGCCCGTCGTGCGGCCGCACCCTCTTCGATCTCGAAGAGACCACCGCGCGCATCAAGGCGCGCACCGGCCACCTGAAGGGCGTCAAGATCGCCGTCATGGGCTGCATCGTGAACGGCCCCGGAGAAATGGCCGACGCCGACTTCGGCTACGTCGGGTCCGGCCCCGGAACGGTCAACCTCTTCGTCGGGCACGACTGCATCGAGCGCCACGTTCCGACCGAAGAGGCGACGGATCGGCTGGTCGAGCTGATTCGCTCCCACGGACGCTGGGTCGACCCGCCCGCCTGA